The following proteins are co-located in the Leptospira weilii genome:
- a CDS encoding Lp29 family lipoprotein translates to MRYDQKFGFLVFVFLFLYDCNYHYYVQKTSVESGSIPNLSKVKIAYIGFRPYFTQMTTSSSETRVYTANLMYPDRTIFKFQNGAYASDLKSTGYRKDVSSDKVKKFVQDYLNEVKDSGVLELTYVTSVEKKGEERIFKLKDIGADYYVLGIHTPAFQTSKHFGSSVLQLFSSIFSVISFGLIPSYASLQAGTEIKIYDKNLNRLTSIKYDHGYSVLGAVWASSVPQECRRMGCNALKQVVSPPKFVYQELGAQFEMDVVNFIQARSVFRK, encoded by the coding sequence ATGAGATACGATCAAAAATTTGGATTTCTCGTTTTTGTTTTTTTGTTTCTTTACGACTGCAACTATCATTACTACGTGCAAAAAACTTCCGTCGAGAGCGGATCGATTCCGAACTTATCCAAGGTGAAAATCGCTTATATCGGTTTTCGTCCATATTTCACGCAGATGACAACTTCTTCCTCGGAGACGAGGGTTTATACGGCCAATCTGATGTATCCCGACCGGACTATATTCAAATTTCAGAATGGAGCTTATGCATCTGATTTGAAATCGACTGGATACAGAAAGGACGTGTCTTCTGATAAGGTTAAGAAGTTCGTTCAGGATTATTTGAACGAGGTGAAGGACAGTGGCGTTCTTGAGCTGACATATGTAACAAGCGTAGAAAAGAAAGGAGAAGAGCGAATTTTCAAATTGAAGGATATAGGCGCGGATTATTACGTGTTGGGAATTCACACTCCGGCGTTTCAGACTTCGAAACATTTTGGTAGCAGTGTGCTTCAATTGTTCTCTTCTATTTTTTCCGTGATAAGTTTCGGATTAATCCCAAGTTATGCGTCTTTACAGGCGGGGACCGAAATTAAAATTTATGATAAAAATTTAAACCGGCTTACTTCCATCAAATACGATCATGGATATTCGGTTTTGGGTGCGGTATGGGCATCCTCCGTTCCGCAGGAATGCCGTAGAATGGGGTGTAATGCTCTCAAACAAGTGGTTTCTCCTCCTAAGTTTGTGTATCAAGAATTGGGAGCTCAATTTGAGATGGATGTCGTAAATTTTATACAAGCTCGATCTGTATTCCGCAAATGA
- a CDS encoding Lp29 family lipoprotein: MNKLVLKILMVALILILVTTGCSARYYLSEFPITGSVHLERKAKIAYIGFRSFNTESSRSGRVTTYTAKLTYEERTIPRLENGVFIDELKSNGFRTDIPSNKVQAFAMEYLDVVKSSGALELSKLIDVEKENGGVSVFKLKNYPVDYFVVGVHGPAFAKPSGAGDIFLTAITGFFSMATFGLLPAYMSNQANTEIKIVDKNLNFVNRFAYDNTYTSLRTIWISPRPDHCILGKCLFLNTGSPPGFVYSGMGPKIEEDVLNSIQTGRTPVSASSN, encoded by the coding sequence ATGAATAAATTGGTACTGAAAATTTTAATGGTTGCGTTAATTTTGATTCTTGTGACCACCGGATGTAGCGCACGTTATTACTTGAGCGAATTTCCTATAACCGGAAGTGTTCATTTAGAAAGAAAGGCGAAAATCGCCTATATAGGATTTAGATCGTTTAACACCGAGTCTTCGCGTTCCGGTCGTGTAACCACTTATACGGCAAAGTTGACTTATGAGGAACGTACGATTCCAAGATTGGAAAACGGCGTTTTTATCGATGAGCTGAAAAGTAACGGATTTAGAACGGATATTCCTTCCAATAAGGTGCAAGCTTTCGCAATGGAATATTTGGACGTCGTAAAATCGAGCGGAGCACTGGAACTTTCTAAACTGATCGACGTGGAAAAGGAGAACGGCGGAGTAAGCGTGTTTAAATTAAAAAATTATCCGGTGGATTATTTTGTGGTCGGAGTTCACGGGCCCGCTTTCGCTAAACCTTCCGGCGCCGGGGACATCTTTTTGACGGCAATAACGGGATTCTTTTCGATGGCCACTTTTGGATTGCTTCCGGCCTATATGTCCAATCAGGCGAATACCGAAATCAAAATAGTTGATAAAAACTTAAACTTTGTGAATCGATTTGCTTACGACAATACTTACACTTCACTCCGAACAATTTGGATTTCTCCAAGACCCGATCATTGTATTTTGGGTAAGTGTTTGTTTCTCAATACGGGTTCGCCACCCGGCTTTGTTTACTCCGGAATGGGCCCGAAGATTGAAGAAGACGTTTTAAATTCCATTCAGACCGGGCGAACTCCGGTTTCGGCTTCTTCCAACTAA
- a CDS encoding c-type cytochrome, translating into MKYDKNLSLIGQNLKRRMRSAEFRFFGFSVIENVSLKTRCKSLIFLLAAVLFWNCESKTPPLEYFPDMADSPAREAQEADPIAHDGAASRIPPKGAVPVNYYPYEYLGLDVTQLPNKGLSNPFKNDLANLQKGEAKYQTYCSPCHGVRGAGNGTIVGPAPRIGFPVPAVISPKIQGYSDGQIYHVVTAGWGRMKSYASQVSPEDRWKIVLYVRKLQEYENRTKKDVARN; encoded by the coding sequence ATGAAATATGATAAGAACTTGTCCCTTATTGGACAAAACCTGAAGCGTAGAATGCGCAGTGCTGAGTTCCGATTTTTCGGCTTTTCAGTGATCGAAAACGTAAGTCTAAAGACTCGCTGTAAATCTCTAATTTTCCTTTTGGCCGCCGTTCTTTTCTGGAACTGCGAGTCCAAAACGCCTCCTCTGGAATACTTTCCGGACATGGCGGATTCTCCCGCAAGAGAGGCTCAGGAAGCGGATCCGATCGCACACGACGGCGCGGCTTCCAGAATTCCTCCGAAAGGAGCGGTTCCGGTGAATTACTATCCGTACGAGTATCTCGGATTGGACGTAACTCAATTGCCGAACAAAGGACTTTCCAATCCTTTCAAAAACGATTTAGCGAATCTTCAAAAAGGAGAGGCCAAATACCAAACGTATTGTTCTCCTTGTCACGGCGTAAGAGGGGCGGGGAACGGAACCATCGTCGGTCCGGCTCCCAGAATCGGGTTTCCGGTTCCCGCCGTGATTTCTCCTAAGATCCAAGGATATTCCGACGGACAGATCTATCACGTAGTTACCGCGGGTTGGGGAAGAATGAAAAGCTACGCTTCTCAAGTTTCTCCCGAAGACCGCTGGAAGATCGTTCTCTACGTGAGAAAACTCCAGGAATACGAGAACAGAACAAAAAAAGACGTGGCTAGGAATTAA
- a CDS encoding DUF3341 domain-containing protein produces the protein MYKPHKEQFHTFEETSAGVFGLFDSPAEIIAAAAKTKEKNYTGFDCFTPYPVHGLDDAMGVPRSGLPWVTFFMGLFGCAVGFGMQYLTHKFDWPINISGKNLNAWFAYIPITFEFTVFMAGIGTAAAMFFLTKLPKINRRVLHPDITTDKFALWIPSSSKGYKEEEVVSFIKGLGGKNVEVVK, from the coding sequence ATGTATAAACCTCATAAAGAACAATTTCATACGTTCGAAGAAACGAGCGCCGGAGTATTCGGCCTCTTTGACTCGCCTGCGGAAATCATCGCGGCTGCGGCCAAAACGAAAGAGAAGAATTACACGGGCTTTGATTGTTTCACTCCGTATCCGGTTCACGGATTGGATGACGCGATGGGAGTTCCCCGTTCCGGTCTTCCATGGGTGACATTCTTCATGGGACTTTTCGGATGCGCCGTAGGTTTCGGAATGCAGTATCTGACTCATAAGTTCGATTGGCCTATCAACATCTCCGGAAAGAATCTGAACGCTTGGTTCGCGTATATCCCGATTACGTTCGAATTCACCGTGTTTATGGCTGGAATCGGAACCGCGGCGGCGATGTTCTTCTTAACCAAACTTCCGAAAATCAATCGGAGAGTTTTGCATCCGGACATCACTACGGACAAGTTCGCACTCTGGATTCCTTCCTCTTCCAAAGGTTATAAGGAAGAAGAAGTTGTAAGTTTTATCAAGGGTCTCGGCGGAAAGAACGTCGAGGTTGTGAAATAG
- the nrfD gene encoding NrfD/PsrC family molybdoenzyme membrane anchor subunit, translating to MSNAVKEALDIQPLVTGGKSVRDVTEDILRPVEAFPTSLWWKAFLLVLTITVVDLGIIGYLMYEGLYILGINNPVAWGFFIVNFVFWIGIGHAGTLISAVLYLFRQEWRTGINRAAEAMTIFAVLTAASNLIIHIGRPWVGFWLFPYPNERGPLWVNFRSPLIWDTFAVSTYLTISLVFWYIGLIPDIAAVRDRSKGEMKRKIYDVLSLGWVGSNKAWSHLEMVAMILAALSTPLVLSVHTIVSFDFAVSILPGWHTTIFPPYFVAGAIFSGFAMVVTLMVIAREVFNLKEYITMKHLENMNKVIMVTGLIVGLAYSTEFFMAWYSGNEYEGFTFVNRAFGPYGWAYFIMFSCNVFSPQVFWWKKLRTNIPVMFVISIVVNIGMWFERYVIVMTTHADFLPSSWDMYIPTVYDFMMLIGTFGIFFTLFLLFCRIMPVIAIAEVKTVMPHKDGGHH from the coding sequence ATGTCCAACGCAGTCAAAGAAGCCCTGGATATCCAGCCTCTCGTAACCGGCGGTAAGTCGGTTCGGGACGTTACGGAGGATATCTTAAGACCGGTCGAAGCTTTTCCCACTTCTCTGTGGTGGAAGGCTTTTCTTCTGGTTCTTACCATTACAGTCGTCGATTTAGGTATCATCGGATATCTGATGTATGAAGGTCTCTACATCCTCGGGATCAACAATCCAGTTGCATGGGGATTCTTCATCGTAAACTTCGTATTCTGGATCGGGATCGGTCACGCCGGAACCCTGATTTCAGCCGTTTTGTATCTGTTCCGTCAAGAATGGAGAACCGGGATCAACCGCGCCGCTGAGGCGATGACGATCTTCGCGGTATTAACTGCGGCTTCCAACCTGATCATCCACATTGGAAGGCCTTGGGTGGGATTCTGGTTGTTCCCGTATCCGAACGAAAGAGGACCTCTTTGGGTGAACTTCCGTTCTCCTCTGATTTGGGATACGTTCGCGGTTTCGACCTACTTAACGATCTCTCTCGTGTTCTGGTATATCGGTTTGATTCCGGATATCGCCGCGGTAAGAGATCGTTCCAAAGGAGAAATGAAACGTAAGATCTACGACGTTCTTTCTCTCGGCTGGGTAGGTTCCAACAAAGCTTGGTCTCACCTCGAAATGGTGGCGATGATTCTTGCCGCACTTTCCACTCCTCTGGTTCTTTCGGTTCACACGATCGTATCCTTCGACTTCGCGGTTTCGATCCTTCCGGGTTGGCACACTACGATCTTCCCTCCCTACTTCGTAGCGGGGGCGATTTTCTCGGGGTTTGCGATGGTTGTGACTCTGATGGTAATCGCAAGAGAAGTGTTCAATCTGAAAGAATACATCACCATGAAACACTTGGAAAACATGAACAAGGTCATCATGGTAACCGGTTTGATCGTGGGTCTCGCTTACTCCACCGAGTTTTTTATGGCTTGGTATTCGGGTAACGAATACGAAGGTTTTACTTTCGTAAACAGAGCCTTCGGTCCTTACGGCTGGGCTTATTTCATCATGTTTAGCTGTAACGTGTTTTCTCCTCAGGTATTCTGGTGGAAAAAACTCAGAACCAATATCCCCGTTATGTTTGTCATCTCCATCGTCGTAAACATAGGGATGTGGTTCGAAAGATACGTGATCGTTATGACGACTCACGCGGATTTCCTTCCTTCCAGCTGGGATATGTATATCCCGACCGTTTACGACTTTATGATGCTCATCGGAACGTTCGGAATCTTCTTCACGTTGTTCCTTCTGTTCTGCAGAATCATGCCCGTCATCGCGATTGCGGAAGTTAAAACCGTAATGCCTCACAAAGACGGAGGACACCACTGA
- the lsa16 gene encoding E-cadherin-binding lipoprotein adhesin Lsa16, protein MKRNITLIVLLIGTALFLGACSKLAQVTNHKNCDPSLLNPSLEPTVPIFSEADATSVVKERITPGSVVRVYDYRNHEANPKPFVRIKTEKTEGWINPRCLVIGQDPSKSVFTWGTRKDYVPFYNPEDHEHYPNGYEFPEYASLPKDKVPLAELAPELKQ, encoded by the coding sequence ATGAAAAGAAATATTACGCTTATCGTTTTATTGATAGGGACCGCGCTTTTTTTAGGGGCATGTTCCAAATTAGCACAGGTTACGAATCATAAAAACTGCGATCCGTCTCTACTGAATCCTTCTCTGGAGCCTACGGTTCCTATCTTCTCAGAGGCGGATGCGACTTCGGTTGTAAAAGAGAGAATCACGCCGGGCTCTGTGGTCAGAGTGTATGATTACAGAAATCACGAAGCCAATCCGAAACCGTTTGTTCGTATTAAGACTGAAAAAACGGAAGGTTGGATCAATCCTCGTTGTTTGGTTATAGGACAGGATCCGTCCAAATCCGTTTTTACTTGGGGAACTCGTAAGGACTACGTTCCCTTTTACAATCCGGAAGACCACGAGCACTATCCGAACGGATACGAATTTCCGGAATATGCTTCCCTTCCAAAGGATAAAGTTCCGTTGGCCGAACTCGCGCCGGAATTGAAACAGTAA
- a CDS encoding TonB-dependent receptor plug domain-containing protein codes for MFANRSRFFLGNRNGFQKNLFLAFSALFSFVFAGTLWAKATLRLKVFANSKSDPPSEIWIRGNGYSKVFSFSDKSELTVDLKEQGVYDVIVTYQSGNMEQKSVTVDSDGKNLEFVQKQKVVNGINVVGKKPDSPPNYVLSQEDAIRMPGGFGDALKAVQSMPGISPMFQMYTGSSFQSAIQTFGQSTNQNKPDKPNSEKGFLVMRGAGTRANQFYFNGFPVSYPFHADGLTSVINNNAIRSLELYMGSYSARYGFATGGIVNIEGFQKRDSNLSVAHLNAFLTDIYAYRNITKDLNVSVSGKKYYPNVIFGRVPNLIPTETFMSDYNDYQARVGWDVNEYHTISVQTFGAKDKRYPFKELSQYNPKEIAQSFGNPPSATEGIRLDRIFRTDGIQHVWKPKDSITNTFNVSRNYFNEVTETGMDTLVTDIKKIGYPPSLYQRVHTIRNEYFNDLKQVENVSEIDLLKRNWKIVFGGQYREVNAGYKGKVTQLSLDPALEFLQKQYLNSPEAREVLEGGSARTRQIGYFFENRIKFKDFNLNLGVRREYYDKSGEWKTSPRVGLSKEIAYTQSRIFAGYGKHFQAPADVSRYSRRTGNPSLKMEESDHAEIGWDQKIGNLWNVKIEGYQNTFSNLSVADPFIMDPYSLNRDLRREALDPSADPSLFRSSNLHYSNSMTGYSRGIEVFIKKEASAESGFYGWLSYTKSVTKRNRHMPELTNQEYNSWLAQSNSKDLVHQESTDQYYANFYRDGSYDVLFKNSKDELYDLDRTHIFNVVLGWKFGEKAQIGLKGTYLTNYAYTPVSGSKSMTLNQSISDLFPDLPIPPSTAPSSGDSSTLLPFYQSVYSDMRRSARLPHYHQFDLRFDRFIPTSWGRMTAYFELVNITGSRIAVSADTFNPIFPFVSGRNPETQYIYLNGMQSLKTDKNKIPYMNFGIEFRF; via the coding sequence ATGTTTGCAAACAGAAGTCGATTTTTTTTGGGGAATCGAAATGGCTTTCAAAAAAACCTATTTTTAGCTTTTTCCGCGTTATTCTCCTTTGTTTTTGCAGGAACTCTTTGGGCGAAGGCGACTCTTCGTTTGAAGGTATTTGCGAATTCGAAATCGGACCCTCCGTCGGAAATTTGGATCCGAGGGAACGGATATTCAAAAGTTTTTTCGTTTTCCGACAAGTCGGAACTTACGGTCGATCTGAAGGAACAAGGAGTCTACGACGTCATTGTTACCTATCAAAGCGGGAATATGGAACAAAAGTCCGTAACTGTGGATTCCGACGGGAAGAATCTTGAGTTCGTACAAAAACAAAAGGTAGTCAACGGAATTAACGTCGTAGGAAAAAAACCGGATTCTCCCCCGAATTACGTTCTGAGTCAGGAAGACGCAATTCGAATGCCGGGAGGATTCGGGGACGCGCTCAAAGCGGTTCAGTCTATGCCCGGAATTTCTCCTATGTTTCAAATGTATACCGGATCGAGTTTTCAATCGGCGATTCAGACATTCGGTCAAAGTACGAATCAGAATAAACCGGATAAACCGAATAGCGAAAAAGGATTTTTAGTGATGCGCGGTGCGGGAACGCGGGCCAATCAATTTTATTTCAACGGTTTTCCGGTGAGTTATCCGTTTCACGCGGACGGTTTGACATCGGTGATCAATAACAACGCGATCCGATCCTTGGAATTGTATATGGGTTCCTATTCCGCAAGATACGGATTTGCAACGGGAGGGATCGTTAATATAGAAGGGTTTCAAAAAAGGGATTCCAATCTGTCCGTCGCACACTTGAACGCTTTTCTTACGGATATATACGCATATCGTAATATTACAAAAGACTTAAATGTTTCCGTTTCTGGAAAAAAATATTATCCCAACGTGATTTTCGGAAGGGTTCCGAACCTGATTCCTACGGAAACGTTCATGTCCGACTACAACGATTACCAGGCGAGAGTCGGTTGGGATGTGAACGAGTATCATACCATTTCCGTTCAGACCTTCGGAGCCAAGGATAAGAGATATCCGTTTAAAGAACTCAGCCAATACAATCCGAAAGAAATCGCGCAGTCCTTCGGCAATCCTCCCTCCGCTACCGAGGGGATTCGGCTCGATCGTATCTTTCGAACGGACGGGATTCAGCACGTATGGAAACCGAAGGATTCGATCACGAACACGTTCAACGTATCCAGAAATTACTTTAATGAAGTCACCGAGACCGGTATGGATACCTTGGTGACCGATATTAAAAAAATCGGATATCCGCCTTCTTTATACCAAAGGGTGCATACCATTCGGAACGAATATTTCAACGATTTAAAACAGGTTGAAAACGTTTCGGAAATCGATCTTCTAAAACGAAATTGGAAGATCGTATTCGGAGGTCAGTATAGAGAGGTCAATGCGGGTTATAAGGGAAAGGTGACTCAACTGAGCCTAGATCCCGCTTTGGAATTTTTGCAAAAGCAGTATTTGAATTCTCCCGAGGCAAGAGAGGTGTTGGAAGGGGGCTCCGCTAGGACGAGACAGATCGGTTATTTTTTCGAAAATCGGATCAAGTTCAAAGATTTTAACCTGAATCTAGGCGTGAGAAGGGAATACTACGATAAATCGGGAGAATGGAAAACATCTCCGCGTGTAGGTCTCAGCAAAGAGATCGCTTATACACAATCCAGAATTTTCGCGGGGTATGGAAAACATTTTCAAGCGCCTGCGGACGTTAGTCGTTATTCAAGAAGAACGGGGAATCCGAGTTTAAAGATGGAAGAATCGGATCACGCGGAGATCGGGTGGGATCAAAAAATCGGCAATCTTTGGAACGTTAAAATAGAAGGATATCAAAATACGTTCTCTAATCTTTCCGTTGCCGATCCGTTTATTATGGATCCGTATTCCCTAAACAGGGATTTGCGTCGGGAAGCCTTGGACCCTTCCGCCGATCCTTCTCTATTCAGAAGTAGTAATTTACATTATTCCAATTCGATGACCGGTTATTCAAGAGGGATCGAAGTTTTTATCAAAAAAGAAGCTTCTGCGGAATCCGGATTTTACGGATGGTTGTCTTATACCAAATCGGTGACAAAAAGAAACCGTCATATGCCCGAACTCACCAATCAGGAATACAATTCATGGTTAGCGCAAAGCAATTCAAAGGATCTTGTTCACCAAGAAAGCACGGATCAATACTACGCGAATTTTTACAGAGACGGAAGCTACGACGTTCTTTTTAAAAATTCCAAAGACGAGCTGTACGATCTGGACAGAACTCACATTTTCAATGTTGTCCTAGGCTGGAAATTCGGAGAAAAAGCGCAAATCGGACTCAAGGGGACTTACTTAACGAATTACGCATATACGCCCGTCTCGGGATCCAAGAGCATGACTCTGAATCAAAGTATATCGGATTTGTTTCCCGATCTACCGATACCGCCTTCGACTGCGCCTTCAAGTGGCGATAGTTCCACTTTGCTTCCCTTTTATCAATCCGTATATTCGGATATGCGTCGATCGGCAAGACTGCCTCACTATCACCAATTCGATCTAAGATTCGATCGTTTTATTCCCACGAGCTGGGGAAGAATGACCGCGTATTTCGAACTCGTAAACATAACCGGAAGTAGGATTGCCGTGAGTGCGGACACATTCAATCCTATTTTTCCGTTTGTGTCGGGCAGAAATCCTGAAACTCAATATATTTATTTGAACGGAATGCAGTCCTTAAAAACCGATAAGAATAAAATTCCTTATATGAATTTCGGAATTGAGTTTAGGTTTTGA